The following coding sequences lie in one Sorex araneus isolate mSorAra2 chromosome 4, mSorAra2.pri, whole genome shotgun sequence genomic window:
- the MOSPD3 gene encoding motile sperm domain-containing protein 3: MRRRALQDQELEGPAAPGRGSRSPPAPSAPVVPVLVFPPDLVFRADQRSGHRQLLTLYNPTGAALRFRVLCTAPAKYTVFDAEGYVKAQSCIDIVIRHVAPIPSHYDVQDRFRIELSEEGAEGRLVGRKDITSVLRAPAHPLELQGQADPAPQPGPSSWTASPASTVRRLPETPPRPPPQLATSSFLLLLLTGTISVTFLLLPLQDEVGSPLPRILHVTLGQKLAAAYVLGLLTMVFLRS; the protein is encoded by the exons ATGCGCCGTAGGGCGCTCCAGGACCAGGAGCTCGAGGGTCCAGCGGCTCCTGGGCGGGGGTCCCGGAGCCCCCCTGCTCCCTCGGCACCTGTTGTCCCGGTGCTCGTCTTTCCCCCGGATCTAGTGTTCAGGGCGGACCAGCGGAGCGGACACCGGCAGCTGCTCACCCTCTATAACCCCACGGGAGCTGCGCTTCGCTTCCGAG TCCTGTGCACGGCACCTGCTAAGTACACGGTGTTTGACGCCGAGGGCTACGTGAAGGCGCAGTCCTGCATCGACAT CGTCATCCGTCACGTGGCCCCCATCCCCAGCCACTATGATGTCCAGGACCGCTTCCGAATTGAACTGTCTGAGGAGGGCGCTGAGGGCCGCCTGGTGGGGCGCAAGGACATCACCTCGGTCCTGcgggcccccgcccacccccttgAGCTTCAGGGACAGGCTGACCCAGCGCCCCAGCCAGGACCTTCTTCCTGGACAGCGTCCCCCGCCAGCACGGTCAGGCGCCTCCCGGAGA CTCCCCCTCGTCCCCCTCCGCAACTGGCCACCAGCTccttcctcctgctgctgctgaccGGCACCATCTCCGTGACCTTCCTGCTGCTGCCGCTCCAGGACGAAGTGGGCAGCCCGCTGCCCCGCATCCTGCACGTGACGCTGGGGCAGAAGCTGGCGGCCGCCTATGTcttgg GCCTTCTGACCATGGTGTTCCTGCGCAGCTGA